The genomic DNA GATCGTCATTCCGATATTCTGGAATACGTGGAAGGTGATCATGCTGATGACACCTGCACACACATACGCATTATATGGCTCTTTCGTATCAAGGGCGGTCTTGGTCAAGTGGTAGATCAGGATGAAGAAGAGACTGATCACGACGCTTGCCCCGACAAAGCCGAAACGCTCGGCGATCCCGCTGAAGATGAAGTCGGTGTGGGCTTCCGGGATATAGACTTCACTGCCGTTGAATCCCTTCCCGTAAATCTGACCCGATCCGACCGCGTTCAGGGATTTGATCAAGTGGAATCCTTCTTCCCTTGTGTAGTTATACGGATCGAGCCACGAATAGATCCGTCCGAATTGGTACTTGTCCACACCGAGATATTTTTCAAGGAAATCCGGTGCATAGAGAACAAGGGAGAAGATGGTCCCGCCGATGACGGCAATGCTGCCGTAGATCGGCACGATGATCTTCCACGTTATTCCCGAAACGAGGATGATCCCGGTGACGATGGCAATGAACACGAGAGCGGTCCCGAGGTCATCGGTGATGATGAGGGCCAGTGGCCCAAGGGCCGTCAATCCAATTTTCGCAAGAAGCATGAAGTCGGACTGTACGGTCTTTACCTGGTTTTGCTCATGGTGGTTCGTGATCACCCGTGCAAGGGCGAGGATCAGGAAGGTTTTGACGAACTCTGAAGGCTGGATCAGGATCGATTCCGAGATTTTATACCAGCTGTGTGCACCGTTCCGGTAAGGGACGATGCTTTCAGGCATGACCCTGAGACCGAGAAGGAGCACGATCCCGATTCCATATGCGTACCAGGCGAGTCGCTTGTACTGGTCCGAGTCGAAGAAAAGGGCTCCTGTAATGATCACGCCCCCCACCACATACCAGAAAGCCTGGCGGATGACGAAGTTCTGGGTATACTGTCCTGAAGTTTGGGCGCTGCTTATACTGATGGCACTGACAATAAAAAATAACATGAGGATGAAAAGCAATCCCCAATCGATTCGATCAGCGAGACGCTGGCGGTTTTCCATAATCATTTCACCTGTACTTCTAAAGATTTCACATATCTTAGTCTAATAGAAAGAGAGGAAAATTTCTACTCTCTATCTACGGCTTTCCGTTTGCGATGGATGGGAGAAGGGGGAGGCTGTAAGCGATTGGTAAAGAAAAAGCCGTCAGTGGAAGGGTTCCACGGATCGGCTTTTACGTTTCTATACCATTTATTACATTATTGTGAAAGAGCTTTGTCTGTCTGCACGAGTGGTGCAGGCTCCCCGGTCGTTTCCGTGATCGAGTGGAGCTTCGTCACTTCGACGGATTTGATCTGGTGGTCTTCCATCGTCTGGATGTAGAACTCAAAGTCGGCGTACGAGATGCTGTCTCCTTGTTGTGCGTCGTAATTATGCGTCAGGATCCAGCCGCCGAGGGTATCGACATCATCTTCGGTCACGTCGATGCCGAGGATATCCTTCAGTTCGCTGACAAGGACCTTTCCATCGAGGATGAAATGGTTGTCCTTGATTTTCCGAATCTGTGGTGTCTCATCCATATCGAATTCATCCCGGATCTCCCCGACGATCTCTTCGACGATGTCCTCGATGGTGACAAGTCCGGATGTCCCGCCGTATTCATCGAGAAGGATGGCAACGTAGGTCTGTTCCTTCTGCATCCTGAGGAGCAGGACGTGGATCGGAATCGTCTCGAGGACTTGTATGATCGGTCTTACGTACGATCCGAGCGGTCTGAGCTCCGTATCCTTGTGGAGGAGGTCGGTGAAGACTTCCTTCACATTGATGAATCCGGTGATATGGTCCTTATCGCCGTCAGTGATGGGATAACGGGTGAACTTCTCCTCCTGCACAAGCTCGAGGAGTGTATCGATGGGATCATCAGCGGATAAGGTCACGATTTCGGTGCGCGGGACCATGATTTCTTTCGCTGAGCGTTCGTTGAATTCGAAGATGTTGTTCACATATTTGAATTCGGACTGATTGATTTCTCCGCTTTTATAGCTTTCCGATACAATCAGGCGAAGTTCTTCTTCCGAGTGGGCCCCGTCATGCTCGGATGCGGCCTTCAGGCCGAACATCCTCGTCACGACCCGGGCAGAGCCGTTCAATACCCAGATGAAAGGGTACAAAATCCTGTAGAAGGTGATAAGTGGACGGGCGAATAACAAGGCCAGTGATTCCGCTTTTTGAATGGCAACGGTCTTCGGGGCCAGCTCTCCGACGACGACGTGCAGGAACGTCATGAGAGTGAAGGCGATCCCGACGGATATTCCGTGGGAAAGGGCCTCGGACGCAGCTATTTTCGATAGTAAAGGTTCCAAAATACCAGCGATGGCAGGTTCTCCGATCCAACCGAGCCCCAGAGCGGTCACGGTTATACCGAGCTGGCATGCGGAGAGGTACTCATCCAGATTTGTAATGATTTTCTTAGCAGCTATGGCATTTCGATTACCTTCCTCGACCAGTTGCTCGATTTGTGATTTTCTTACCTTCACGATCGCAAACTCCGAAGCTACGAAAAAAGCTGTTAAACCGATCAAAATCGCGACAAGCACCAAACTGTATATGTCCAAATAATTTTCCTTATCCCGTCAGACGGGTAAGGAGTCACCTCCTGTTGGTTATCAGTGATAACCGGATAAGTTTAAGTTAAAATCATTATAAGAATAACTACTTTCAGCGTCAAATTCTAAATAGGAAGAGATTTAATAATAAACTATGTCAAAAGCTAACCAATATGATGGTTATTTTCCGATTTTCGCACGTTCGCTTTCCTTCCGATGTAGCCTTTCCTATTATATTACTATATTCGACAATTCTATACTGCTTTTGTCATCATTTTGAAATGAAATAGAAAAGAGCAAGAGGGGAAAAAATTTGATAAAATAGGAAGTATTAATCATGCATCGTGTCACCACTTGGAGGGAACGTTTTTGAAGGCTAATAATGTAGTGAAAGATATCATCTATGTCCATCAAAATGCGGATCAGCAATTCGTTGTGTCTTATGGGATCCATTTCAATGAATTTGTCATGAACGCTCATCATCCGTTACAGAACCTGCTCCTGATCAAGCATCAGTATGAGCATGGAGGGTTCAACATACATACCCATATGGAATATGTGGAGCAGGGTGATATGAAGAAGCTCATGAATGATCATGTACAGACGTACGGTGATTTCTGCTGGATCGATTTCGAGGAGGAAGTCGGGGTCGATGAGCTGAACGGCCAGGAGATCGCGGAGCTGCTCTATATGGGACATATCAAGCAACCTCTCAATCTTCCTTTCTACTCCAAGCTGAACAACCGCTTTGCGTACCTTACTCACGATGACGGCTGGTTCAATAAAGTATTTTACAGGGATTTCGAAGACTTTTACCATCTTCTTGGGGAAACGATCACGTCGAAGTTGAAAACCTCCAAAGCCGGGAAGGGTCTCTTCGGCATGAAGAAGGAAAAAGACTTTCCCGCCATCGGGAAGGATGTCATCCGTTCACTCCGTGACAAGCTCAAAGAAGGAGTCGTCATCTCCCTTGAAAAGGCCATCCTCGCCAGGGGCAAGATCGAGATCCCGTTCTGGGTGATGGGGGACTATTTCGATATGGATGAGATGGGGGAAGACTACAAGCAGATCAGAAAGGCGCCGGCCAACGGCCTTCTTTCCTTCGACCGGAAAACGAAGAGCTGGAGCGCGCTCCTGAAATGAGGGAGGAGCCGGGCATGACGTCACTGAAGATCGGGGAAGGGCTCGTTGAAGCCACTTTCCGTTCCCGACCGAACCGGTTCATCCTCCACTGCGAGCTGCCAGGGGGCTCGGTGGAAAAGGTTCATCTGCCTGACCCGGGAAGACTGACGGGGATCCTTGTCCCAGGGCGCAGCATTTGGCTCCTGCCGGCAAAGGATCCTGCGCGGAAGACGAAATGGTCGGCCGTCATGGTCCGCGATCCCGACAGCGGTGCCTATATCTCCCTGAATACACAGCTTCCCAACACATTGATCCGGGAGGCCTTCATGAACGGTGCCCTGGATGAATTCTCTGATTGGGCATTCGAACGGGCTGAATACCGCATCGGTCATTCCCGCTATGACTTCCTTCTTCGACACAAGAAGGAGGACGCTTCCCTTTTGGTCGAGGTGAAAAGCGTCACCATGGCAGATGGACGTGCAGGTAGATTCCCCGATGCGGTGACGGCCAGGGGGGCGAGACACGTAGAAGGGCTCGCGGCTCTGCAGGGAGAGTACGAGACCGCCGTTTTGTTCGTCGCCCAGCGGGGGGACATCGATTCGATCACCTCGGCGCCTGAGATCGATCCGTATTTCGCCAAGGTCATGGAGGAAGCGGCACAGAAAGGCGTCCGTTTTTATGGACGCGTATGTGAAGTGACTCCGACCCATTTGACACTGGGAAGGAAGATTCCAGTGGATACCACGATATAAAAAGGATTCCCCGCCACCGGCGGAGAATCCTTTTTTCTATGGAAGCTCGATTTCTTCCGTTACTTTATACTCGTCCGCCCCTTTGGCTGTCAGCCAGGCGCTCAGTGTGTACGTGCCTGCTGGAAGATCCGGAAGCTTGATTTCCTGTGCGAGTGCATCACCGGGAGCGATGGTTTTTTCCCGGATGGCCTGGGTGTACATCTTGTTCTCGGAATCCTTGTAAACGACCTTGCCGTCGGCGTCCTTCAGTTCGAAATCAATCGTCTGCCCCGAGGTGAAGGTGAAGGTCATTTCTTTGTCGGTCTCGTTTTTGACACTGTATTCATACGTCGAATCTTTCTTCGTTATGGCGGCTTTCATTGCCCCGTCCTCCATTCCATTGTGTTCAACATGATTTCCGTTCTCTTGATCTCCATCTTTCACTTCGTCCGTACCGCAGCCTGCCAGGACCACCCCTGTCAGTATGAATGGGATGAGTTTCTTCATCATTTGACACCTCTCTCAGGTAGAAGTGGCGTTTACGCCCGCATGGTCACCTCCCCGCCCTGAAATACGCAGGGAAAGGTTTCCGAAACCAGATTATAGGGGATTGATTTACATACATAATAACACGCAATTCCGGTAAAGGGAGGAACAAGATGAAAAGATATGCATTTGTGATTATGGTCTCATTGATCCTGGCGTCGTGCGGGACCAAAACAGGTGAAACAAAGCTCCCCGACGATTGGAATGAAATCGTCAGTCAGGCGGAAGGCTCCAAGGTCAACCTCTTTATGTGGGGAGGGGATGAGGCCGTCAATCACTACATCGATGACGTGGTGGCTCCCGGATTGAAGAAGGAATACGGCATCTCATTGAAACGTGTCCCGATGGACACCCCGGAAATCCTGCAGAAGCTTCAAACGGAAAAACGGGCGGGAAAAAAGGACGGGTCCATGGACATCGTGTGGATGAACGGGGAGAACTTCAAGAATGCGAAGGAAAATGATCTTCTGTCCGGACCGATCACGGACCGTCTTCCGAATTTGACTTCATACTATAACGAAAAGGATTTCGAAAATGACTTCGGAACGCCTACGGAAGGATATGAGGCACCGTGGGGGAAGGTTCAGTTCGTCTTCTTCTACAATTCTGACAAGATAGACAGCCCGCCGCGGACGGTGGACGAGCTGAAATCGTTCGTGAAGGAGCACCCAGGGAAATTCACCTACCCTGATCCGACGGACTTCACGGGGAATGCCTTCATCCGTCATCTCCTCAACGCGAACTCGGACCAACCCATCGAAAAGGCCGGGGAAGATATAGAAGAAGCAGGAGGGAAGGTCTGGGATGACCTGAATGAAATGAAAGGTGATCTGTGGAGGGATGGGAAGACATACCCGAAGGAGCTGACGGATCTCGATCGTCTATTCGGCCAGGAGGAGGTATGGATATCCATGGGATACAACGAAGCAAGGGCGGAATCACTTGTGAAGAAGGGAATCTATCCTGAAGGGACCAAACCGTTCCTCCTTGAAGATGCGGGCTCGATCGGGAATACACATTTCCTTTCAGTGCCGTTCAATTCCCCGAATCAGGCGGGAGCCCTCGTCGCCATCGACTATATGCTTTCCCCCGAAATGCAGCTGGAAAAGATGCAGCCGGACGGGTGGGGTGACAGCACCCCGATCTCCATGGATAAGCTTGAAGACGGGATGAGGAAGAAGTTCGAAGAGCTCGACAGGGGCGATACGGTTCCCGATCCTGCTCTATTGGAGGAGGCCTATATAGGGGAGATGGACGCCTCCTATGTGGAATGGGTAAAGGAGCACTGGGTTCGTGAAGTGGCGGAAACGGACTGAGGGGCTGTTCCTTGTGCCAAGCATCCTTTTCCTGATGATCTTCGGACTGGGCATGCTCATGGCATTCATGGAGAGCCTCATGGATGACGGGACGGCGACGATGGGCTATTATATGGAATTATTCAGGAAGGAACGCTTCATGCGTTCCGTCCTATACAGCGTCTGGATCACGGCCGTGTCCACGGTCCTTTCCCTCGTCATCGGCCTCCTCTTCGTCCGGGTGTTCAAGGAAAAGCTGAAGGGCGGAACAGGGCGCCTCCTTGTATGGATCCCCATGCTGTTCCCCCATTTCGTATGGGCCTATCTTGTGTTCCTGCTTTTGAATCAAAGCGGATTCCTGTCCAACCTCTTGGGTGTCAGTGGTCTGATGGCCGAACGGACGGATTTTCCCGTCCTCGTGCAGGATCCGGGCGGGATCGGGATCATTGTCACATATGTTTGGAAAGAGGTGCCGTTCGTCATCTTGATGCTTCTGCCGGTCTATGCCTCTCTTTCTAAAGGGTACAGGGAAGCGGCTACCCTTCTTGGTGCCAACCCCGTTCGCATGTTCACCACGGCAGAGTGGCCCTTCATCAAGCCGGCCCTTATCGAGACGGGTGCCATCCTGTTTGCGTTTATCTTCACAGCGTTCGAGGTCCCTCAGCTCCTTGGGGTCACGTCGCCACAAATGATCGCTGTCCTTACATACGAATGGTTCTACAGCGGAGCGTGGACGGATCGTCCCTTTGCATTCGCCGCCCTGCTCCTGGCGGGGGCGCTGTCGGGATGAGCATGTGGCTCCTGACCCACTCCATGAATAAAGAGAGGCTCAGGATCGCCAGTGGAGGGAGGGGCGGATGAAACAAATCGGATTCTATTCGGCCACCCTCCTGTTCTTCTTGTTTCCCGTCTGCTTTTTCATCTATAAAAGTTTCTTCGGGATCTGGAGATGGGGAGAGGCATTCCCTGTAGATCCCGACGCGAGGGCGTGGAAGGTAATCGCTGGGGAAGGAGAGCTCCTTTCGGCCGTGGTGGTGTCCGTCGGGATCGCCGTAATGGTACTCATACTGAACCTCTTGATCGGGTTGACCGCAGGGAAAGCGTTCGCCCTCCATCGGTTCAGGGGGAAGGTCATCCTGGAAAGCATGCTGATGATGCCTCTGTTCCTTCCGGCATTAGTCGTCGCCGCCGGTCTCCAGCTCGTCTTCATCCGTCTTGGACTTGCCGATACGTGGCTTGGTGTCGCCGTTGTGCATTTGATCCCCACGGTCCCTTATAGCATCAAACTCTTCAAATCCGCCTATGAGGGGATCGGGACGGAATTGATCGAGCAGTCCATGCTCCTCGGGGGAGGCGCTATGGACAGGTTCCGACATATCGAACTGCCCCAGCTCATCCCTGCCATGAACAGTGTCCTGTTCCTGACCGTCGTGATCAGCCTTGGCCAATACGTGCTTACGGCCATCATCGGCGGGGGCAGCGTCGTCACGCTGGCCATGATCTATTACCCGTTCACCCGCACGGCGGATGAGTCGGTCATGTCGGCCTTCTCCCTTATGTTCATGATGATCCCCTTGATCACATACCTCATCTCGGTGATGGTGTTGAAGCTCTTCATCCCTTACCGTCCGTCAAAGAAAAGGAGGGGGAATGAAACCCCATGGAACTGAAGGAATTGCACAAGAAGTATAAAAAGCGATCGATCCTTTCGGGGGTCTCACTCCGTATGGAAGAGGGAGAAATCGTCTCCCTTGTCGGTTTATCAGGGTCGGGGAAATCCACTCTCCTCCGCATCATATCCGGGCTGGAGTCACCCGATGCCGGTTCGATCCATCTGGCGGGAAAAGACGTCACATCCATGAAACCGAAAGACCGGCCAGTCGGTATGGTCTTCCAAAAACCACTCCTATTCCCGCATATGACGGTTCTTGAAAATGTCCTGTATGGGCTCAAAATGAAAGGATACAGGAAGAGCGAGGCGAAGAAGGAAGCGGATGGATTCATCGAAATGGCGGGCCTTTCAGAGGTGCTGGATCATTATCCGTCCGAGCTGTCGGGAGGTCAGATGCAGCGCGTATCACTTATCCGATCCCTGATCCTCCGCCCGAAGCTCCTCCTGCTGGACGAACCGTTCGCCAGTCTGGATCATACCCGGAGGATGGAAATCCGTGCGTGGGTCAAAGACGTGATCAAGGAAGTGGGCACCACGGCGCTATTCGTGACACATGACCGGGATGAAGCGAGCGAAATGGGCGACCGGATCGCCGTCCTTGAATCGGGGCGCATCTCCCAGATCGGAACGCCGGAGCATGTTTATCACCATCCTGCCACTCCGTTCATCGCCGGTCTCATGAGTGACGGTATCCACCTCGGGAATGAGCGGTTCGTCCACCGGGAACACTTATCGACAGAGAGACACCATCCGGATGATTTACAATGGGTGGGATTGATACGGGAGAAAAAGTATAGGATGGGACATCATATGTATTCCATCCATATTGAAGAGCTTCAGCAGTCGGTCGTCCTGGAGGTGGCTGACGGTGATCAGGGTGGGCCGGTCACGATCACGGCTTCAGAAAAAAACATTCAAACGTTTGATTGAGAGGGAAGGGAGGGAAAAGGATGAAGAAGAAGGAATGGTTGAAGATCGCCCTTGTGCTCGCAGTCATCCTGTTTTTGATCTGGTTCAGCCGTCATGTGTTCAGTGTGAACCCGATCGCCATCAGGGATTGGATCACCTCCTTCGGGATCTGGGCACCCCTGGTGTTCATTGTGGCCTATACCATAAGGCCTCTCATCCTCTTCCCGGCATCGATCCTGTCGTTCGGGGCCGGTCTTGCATTCGGTCCCCTGGAAGGTTTCGTGTACATCGTGGCCGGTGCAATCGGAGGGGCGACCGTAGCGTTCTTTGCCGCCACCCTGCTCGGGGACCGGATCCTGAAGAATCCCTCTGAACGCATGAGGAGGATTCGCGGGCGGATGGAGGAGAACGGATTCATCTACATCCTTGTGATGCGCCTCGTCCCGTTCCTGAACTTCGATTTGGTCAGTTATCTGGCCGGCATGGCGAAGGTGAGGTATGGTCCGTTCATCCTGGCGACGGCCATCGGGATCCTGCCGGGCACATTCGGATATGTCTATCTGGGTTCGAGTCTTGTCCAGGACGATAAAAGTCATATTTACATAGCCATCTTCGTGTTTGTCCTTGTGGCGGCGGTACCTTTCCTTTTCAGGAAGAAGCTCAAGAACTGGCTCGGGTTATCTAAAAGGCGGTAGGAGGAAGGAACATGCTGGATACACATGCGAGAAAATGGGTGCAGCCGGGCATCGAGACGACCGCCCGTTCATTTTTGAAGGCCGGGTTCACTCCAAATGGGGTGACGGTAGCGGCGTTCATCATCGGAGGAGGGACGGGAATCGTTTATTATACCGGATTCCCCATCCTGGCTGTCCTGCTTCTGTGGGTATCGGGATTTTTGGATGCAGTCGACGGCTCCATGGCAAGGCTCACAAAGCCTTCACCGTTCGGGACCGTCATGGATGTCACATTCGATCGCATCGTCGAGATTTCCGTGATCCTTGGCGTTGCCGCGGTACATCCCGAAGCCGTCTGGCCACTCCTCCTTCTCAGTGTTTCGATCATCATTTCGATGACGATCTTCCTGACCGTCGGTGCCGTCTCTGAGAAAGAAGGAGGGAAATCGTTTTATTACCAGGCGGGTCTGGCTGAAAGGACAGAAGGTTTCATCCTCTTCAGCCTGATGATGCTGTTCCCGTCGATTGTCGTTTGGACGACCCTTCTATTTGTTGCAGTGGAATTGTACACGGGCTTTCAGCGGTTTGCAGAAGCAAAGCGACTACTTTCATAATGGAGTGATAGAGATGGAGAAGTATGATGTGATGGTGATCGGTGGAGGATCAGCGGGATTGACGGTCGCGTCGGGCGCGGCGTCACTTGGTGCGCGTGTCGCCCTCATCGAACAGAGCGGGCGCCTCGGAGGTGACTGCCTCCACTTCGGATGCGTCCCGTCCAAGGCGTTCATCCAGGCGGCTAAGGAAGTCTCCATAGCACGGAAGGCCGCTTCGTTCGGATTTGACGTGAGCGGAGCAGTCGATATGTCGGCGGTGAAGAAACGTGTCGAAGAAGCAGTGGCGAGCATCCAACAGCATGATGATCCTGAGCGGTTCACAGAGCTGGGGGTGGACATCTATTTCGGGCGTGCAGAATTCGTCACCCCGAACGCCCTCCTGATAGAAGGGGAGGATTACGTCTACGGAAAAAGCATTGTCATCGCTACGGGATCGAGTCCTCTCATCCCGGACATCCCCGGCTTGGAAGATGTGAGCTATCACACGAATGAATCGGTGTTGGATCTTGAGCAACTTCCGGAAAAAGCCATCTTCATAGGGGGAGGACCGATCAGCCTCGAGATCGCCCAGGCTTTCAGCCGTCTCGGTTCTGACGTGACGGTGGTCGAAAAGGCCTCATCCATCCTTTCCAAAGAAGATCGGGATATTCAGGAAGTTGCCATTGAAGTCCTACAGGAAGATGTGAGGATCGTGACGGACGCCGACATCCAGAAGGTGACCAAAGACGGGAACGGACTTTCACTCCACTGTACGGTTGACGGGAAGGATCTCCACATCAACGGCGACATGCTCTTCGTCGGGACGGGGAGGAAGCCCAATTCTGAAGCCCTCAATGTGGACAAAGCAGGTGTGGAGACGGATCAGAAGGGCTTCATTCCTGCCGGTGACGATCTGAGGACGAATGTGTCCCACATCTTCTCCATCGGTGATGCGAACGGTCGCTATTTCTTCACGCATGCGGCAGGGATGGAAGGGAAGCAGGTGGTGCAGAATGCCGTCTTCGGCCTGAAGGGGAAGGTAAACTACGATCAGCTACCTTGGGTGACGTACACTTCACCCGAGATCTTCCATGCGGGAATGACGGAGGAAGAAGCAAAGGAATCGGGTATCAAATACAAGGTGTACCAAACGACCCTTGATGAAGTCGACCGTTTCGTGGCAGATCATCAAACCCGCGGCCTCGTGAAGATTCTTACGGATTGGAAAGGGAAGATCCTCGGGGCGCATGCCGTCGGGGAAGGAGCGGGGGATTGGATGCAGCCAGTCCTATACGCCATGGCGAAGAACAATGGTATCGGCTCCCTTTCGAATATGACCTATCCATATCCGAATCATGCAGCAGCCGTACAGCAGACAGCGGATCTATTCTGGCGGGAGAAACTTTTTGACGGACCGGTTCCGGCCGTGACGAAGAAGCTGATCGAGTATAAAAGATAAAGCCATTAAAAAAACAGGACGACCAGGCATGGAAAGTAGACCCTTTCCCTGGGCGTCCTGTTTTATTTTTCATGGAAGGTGTATTTCTCCATGAATGACCGGTCCAATCTCTCCTTGAGTTTCCTTGTCCATCTGCCCTGGACCGCGAATGATCCGTAAAGGAGGAACCCGTGTCCATTACCCGTCGACAGGATCGACAGATATCGGCTTCGCGGTTGAAAGGCATGGAGTTTCCTGCCTGTTAGAAACCGGTTCAGATTATCCCACAGGACGGGTCCCTGGCGGACAGCCGTGACCCGTTTTTGGGGAGTTCGGGGAAATTTTCCAGTGTTCCGCAGTCGCCGACAGCGAAGAGATCCGGAAATGAGATGGACTGAAGATGGGCGTTCGTCAGCATGAATCCCTTCTCATCCGTAGGGATCAGACTGCTGACAAACAGGCCTTGTGCCGCCGCTCCGCCGAGGAACATCACTTCGTCAAAGGGGATGTGACGGCCCCGGTCGGTCACGATGGTCCCTTCCTGAAGCTGTTCGGCTTTTCCTCTCACGGTGGAAATACCCCGGCGAGCGAGAAGCGATGCCATACTCCTGGATGCAAGGACTCCGGTCCCGTGGAGCAATGGGGATGAATGAACGACTGTGATGGAATCACCGGGATCCCCGTTTTTTTCTTTCCAGGCGCGTAAGGAGAGCGCGAGTTCGCATGCCGCCGCTCCGCCTCCGATGAAGACCGTGTTCCTGCTGCGGTACAGTCTTTCGACCTGGGAAGGGAAGTGGTGATTCGGTTTGATTTTAAGATTGACTCCCGATAGACCGGGAATGTCCGGATCCTCATTCCGGGAGCCGATATCAAAGGAAGCTGCGTCATAGGAATACAGATCCCCCGTATCTGTCAGCAGCTGCTTTTGGATGGGATCGACGGAGAGTACGGAAGCTTCGACGAAATCGCATTGTGCTTTCCGGCACAGGACCTCAAGGTCGACCCGGATTTCCTCCT from Rossellomorea marisflavi includes the following:
- a CDS encoding FtsW/RodA/SpoVE family cell cycle protein, with translation MENRQRLADRIDWGLLFILMLFFIVSAISISSAQTSGQYTQNFVIRQAFWYVVGGVIITGALFFDSDQYKRLAWYAYGIGIVLLLGLRVMPESIVPYRNGAHSWYKISESILIQPSEFVKTFLILALARVITNHHEQNQVKTVQSDFMLLAKIGLTALGPLALIITDDLGTALVFIAIVTGIILVSGITWKIIVPIYGSIAVIGGTIFSLVLYAPDFLEKYLGVDKYQFGRIYSWLDPYNYTREEGFHLIKSLNAVGSGQIYGKGFNGSEVYIPEAHTDFIFSGIAERFGFVGASVVISLFFILIYHLTKTALDTKEPYNAYVCAGVISMITFHVFQNIGMTIQLLPITGIPLPLISYGGSSLMGNMLALGLIFSMKFHHRSYMFSSDNS
- a CDS encoding hemolysin family protein, producing the protein MDIYSLVLVAILIGLTAFFVASEFAIVKVRKSQIEQLVEEGNRNAIAAKKIITNLDEYLSACQLGITVTALGLGWIGEPAIAGILEPLLSKIAASEALSHGISVGIAFTLMTFLHVVVGELAPKTVAIQKAESLALLFARPLITFYRILYPFIWVLNGSARVVTRMFGLKAASEHDGAHSEEELRLIVSESYKSGEINQSEFKYVNNIFEFNERSAKEIMVPRTEIVTLSADDPIDTLLELVQEEKFTRYPITDGDKDHITGFINVKEVFTDLLHKDTELRPLGSYVRPIIQVLETIPIHVLLLRMQKEQTYVAILLDEYGGTSGLVTIEDIVEEIVGEIRDEFDMDETPQIRKIKDNHFILDGKVLVSELKDILGIDVTEDDVDTLGGWILTHNYDAQQGDSISYADFEFYIQTMEDHQIKSVEVTKLHSITETTGEPAPLVQTDKALSQ
- the sfsA gene encoding DNA/RNA nuclease SfsA, giving the protein MTSLKIGEGLVEATFRSRPNRFILHCELPGGSVEKVHLPDPGRLTGILVPGRSIWLLPAKDPARKTKWSAVMVRDPDSGAYISLNTQLPNTLIREAFMNGALDEFSDWAFERAEYRIGHSRYDFLLRHKKEDASLLVEVKSVTMADGRAGRFPDAVTARGARHVEGLAALQGEYETAVLFVAQRGDIDSITSAPEIDPYFAKVMEEAAQKGVRFYGRVCEVTPTHLTLGRKIPVDTTI
- a CDS encoding BsuPI-related putative proteinase inhibitor, whose protein sequence is MMKKLIPFILTGVVLAGCGTDEVKDGDQENGNHVEHNGMEDGAMKAAITKKDSTYEYSVKNETDKEMTFTFTSGQTIDFELKDADGKVVYKDSENKMYTQAIREKTIAPGDALAQEIKLPDLPAGTYTLSAWLTAKGADEYKVTEEIELP
- a CDS encoding ABC transporter substrate-binding protein, which translates into the protein MKRYAFVIMVSLILASCGTKTGETKLPDDWNEIVSQAEGSKVNLFMWGGDEAVNHYIDDVVAPGLKKEYGISLKRVPMDTPEILQKLQTEKRAGKKDGSMDIVWMNGENFKNAKENDLLSGPITDRLPNLTSYYNEKDFENDFGTPTEGYEAPWGKVQFVFFYNSDKIDSPPRTVDELKSFVKEHPGKFTYPDPTDFTGNAFIRHLLNANSDQPIEKAGEDIEEAGGKVWDDLNEMKGDLWRDGKTYPKELTDLDRLFGQEEVWISMGYNEARAESLVKKGIYPEGTKPFLLEDAGSIGNTHFLSVPFNSPNQAGALVAIDYMLSPEMQLEKMQPDGWGDSTPISMDKLEDGMRKKFEELDRGDTVPDPALLEEAYIGEMDASYVEWVKEHWVREVAETD
- a CDS encoding ABC transporter permease, with the protein product MKWRKRTEGLFLVPSILFLMIFGLGMLMAFMESLMDDGTATMGYYMELFRKERFMRSVLYSVWITAVSTVLSLVIGLLFVRVFKEKLKGGTGRLLVWIPMLFPHFVWAYLVFLLLNQSGFLSNLLGVSGLMAERTDFPVLVQDPGGIGIIVTYVWKEVPFVILMLLPVYASLSKGYREAATLLGANPVRMFTTAEWPFIKPALIETGAILFAFIFTAFEVPQLLGVTSPQMIAVLTYEWFYSGAWTDRPFAFAALLLAGALSG
- a CDS encoding ABC transporter permease, with protein sequence MKQIGFYSATLLFFLFPVCFFIYKSFFGIWRWGEAFPVDPDARAWKVIAGEGELLSAVVVSVGIAVMVLILNLLIGLTAGKAFALHRFRGKVILESMLMMPLFLPALVVAAGLQLVFIRLGLADTWLGVAVVHLIPTVPYSIKLFKSAYEGIGTELIEQSMLLGGGAMDRFRHIELPQLIPAMNSVLFLTVVISLGQYVLTAIIGGGSVVTLAMIYYPFTRTADESVMSAFSLMFMMIPLITYLISVMVLKLFIPYRPSKKRRGNETPWN
- a CDS encoding ABC transporter ATP-binding protein; translated protein: MELKELHKKYKKRSILSGVSLRMEEGEIVSLVGLSGSGKSTLLRIISGLESPDAGSIHLAGKDVTSMKPKDRPVGMVFQKPLLFPHMTVLENVLYGLKMKGYRKSEAKKEADGFIEMAGLSEVLDHYPSELSGGQMQRVSLIRSLILRPKLLLLDEPFASLDHTRRMEIRAWVKDVIKEVGTTALFVTHDRDEASEMGDRIAVLESGRISQIGTPEHVYHHPATPFIAGLMSDGIHLGNERFVHREHLSTERHHPDDLQWVGLIREKKYRMGHHMYSIHIEELQQSVVLEVADGDQGGPVTITASEKNIQTFD
- a CDS encoding TVP38/TMEM64 family protein → MKKKEWLKIALVLAVILFLIWFSRHVFSVNPIAIRDWITSFGIWAPLVFIVAYTIRPLILFPASILSFGAGLAFGPLEGFVYIVAGAIGGATVAFFAATLLGDRILKNPSERMRRIRGRMEENGFIYILVMRLVPFLNFDLVSYLAGMAKVRYGPFILATAIGILPGTFGYVYLGSSLVQDDKSHIYIAIFVFVLVAAVPFLFRKKLKNWLGLSKRR